In Oryza sativa Japonica Group chromosome 8, ASM3414082v1, the sequence tcctagcaactttagattgatcattatctaagtaatactccatctatttttcggcgatataaTATTTGAGCGCTTGCCGCCGTAtcttccgatcaaccttaagtgtaggatatttcaaatatctaatcaaaggaattctccaagctatttctaactcatgggcacaaatgtccgaattcacaattaattcggccttttAATCAATTGTAACGTGCCCCCCAGCCTCCTATCTgggatcggtcagaccggccacgtaATGTCGGTCAGACCACCCTGtctgcccggtcagaccggccatgcagagccggtcagaccgccgataccaccggtcagaccggccgtgcaatgccggtcagaccgcccctagTCTATGACTTTGCCAATTTCGTCCAAACCTCTGAAATCAAGCATCGacctttagtatataatttttcttcacataatagccagatgcttggtgTATCAAACTATTGGACCAAACTTTCTTCTCTCTAGACATATGAAAAACTATAACATCCAACTAACatgtctagatgaatactaattcaaatggcttttgaaacaataatcatcatggcatcaaaacacttagccaattgaagtatgatcaataatgaatcaccaaagtcatatgtgtcacatgcatagaTTCCAATAAACTACAAATGTAAGTAATCGGCTTGTGCATGTATgtaaaatattaacaatgccaatgttTCTAAAGAAAACAACTCTAGAATAAATCATCACATTGACCATTGACATTAGCCGAATTACTAATAAGCAAAACTTTCATGgtgcaataattataaaatctatatcttatatGGTGATGCATAAAAACACATACAATTTggctttaaataaatatcaaagactcatgagccaaatcatacttcaaacaaattatatgccaacCTACCAATTCCACTACTTAGAActggcatttgcaacatgtatgtataatatcagTTTGATAAGCAAACACATGTGCTAGATAGTAAGCAATGTTCtaacatggcataggcatataatatgatgatgaacacaataaacccataccttgccttagcatccaacaaacgacggctcaaagatgtgatgttgtatCCATCGCCGTTCATCTTCTCTTGGTTTCTTCACGAGCATATTAATGTCTTGCCCCCCAAGCAAAATCGGCTTTCTTGATTACACGATTTTGAAGGCAAGATGGATACCGCACTAACACCCATAGCATCATGTGAAGGAGACTTATCTTTAATGACTAATGATTCTTCTCTCATCAAATTGAATCCATCAGTACTCCGTGAAATCACCAATCTTTTAACTTTTACTTCTTTAGGTCTCCACGCTCGCTTAGGTGTCGTTCGAGGCTCTAAATTATTACATGTTTTGTTCTCTTCATCTtcggcctccttttctttttgacctaTGGCTCGAAGACGCtgtagcctcctcttttgagagcgAGATAAGCCAGAAGGTATCCACTTCGGCTGTGATTGTTTTtcaggagctaagcaatgatTCTTCATATTTTTGGTCGAAGTGGAAGCTCCTGTGTTGCTCTCAATTTTCCTACTCTTCTCTAATGTCCCCCGGTCAAACTGGCCTctgggcccggtcagaccggccacaagccatcggtcagaccgaccaggagagtcggtcagaccgaccgtagtttggcggtctgaccggctagacGCCTCGGTCAGACCTCCGCTTTTGACAATCACGGTGTCGGCTTTGATCTCCTTTACTTGTATGGTTTCCACCACATCTCTAGTAGGTACATGAACATCTTGAGACCCCTCTTTGATAGCAACGACCTCCGGAGCTTTGGCCTCTTTCCTCACCCACACCTTCTTCACCTTTTTCACCTTTGATCTACCGGACCGATTCTTTTGTGGAAAACGGTCTTGTTTTGAGTTAGAATGACTTGGTACTGTCCTAGGTGATTGCTTCCATCCTTGATGACACGGCATAGGTGGTTGAGGCATCCATggcatgtaatacataaaaggataaccatATAATGACATTGGATATGGACACCATGGCATCACAACCGGAGGTTTGTATGGAGTTGGCGATGACTCCGATTGCTTTGGTGATTGACCAAATATCTTCCTACGAGATGACTTTGGTCTTTTCGAATCACTAGTTTGATTATCAAATCGTTGACCGGCTAATTCTTTCTTGTACttagccataagcatctcaaaagtgagcttcggCTTTTTGGTCTTTATAGAACTAGATAACTCATCCTTTGTAACCTTACGATCTTCGGCCTTTGCATTATTGATCCTAATTGTCTTGGGCCGAGGATCcccaataataatatttttccctttctttttgtcaaCATCAATAGGACTAATAGGGAGAGGATTACTAACAACTCCGGTCTTAGGCATAGATGTAACCAAAATAGTTTCACAAGTGACCGATGAATCATCAACCGGTCTTTTCTCCATTAAGCTTGCATCtttaaaataatcatgaaactcatgctccatttgtgaccatgtagaaattgaacTAGGAGCAAGCAAACTATAccatgtagatgcaaagtttgacaaagaaaggGGAAACAACTTCAACTTAAGCAAATCATCGCTACCGGCCTTACCACATTGATCAATAAAGCAGCCGATATGCTCCATTGTAGTCATAGCATTCTCACCTGTGAATTTCGTGAAGTTGGGCACCTCAAATCCTTGCGGGTATGGGACCGAATCTACATGTTCAGGATACGGCCTTTGATATGTATGCATGGCTACTTTGGATTCTATTTCACTATTATCCCGCAAGACATTGTCATCATCTTTTCCAACATCcacatgaccgatttgtgactcGGTCTTAGGTGACAATGCTATTTCACTTTCGCTTATAATACAATCCGAATCGTCATTTAGTTCGGCTATATCTTCAATGGCATTATTCTCTAAGCTAGCAACACAATCCAAATCAtcacttggttcggctattccATCATTGTCTAAACTAGTAACACACTCCGAACCGTTGCTTGGTTCGGCCATAATGGTTGTTGCATCattatccaagctagcaagacaatccgaaccaacatttggttcggctataattgttatggcatcattgcacaaattattaACACAATCTGAATCatcgcttggttcggctatacatgATATTGTATTTTCATCTAAACTAGCTTGTAAGCTATTGTCATCCactcggctttcctgagccagagcttcattcaacacatgatcaacatcaagaaatatCTGGCCATTCAATCTCTCTTTTatagaatcaagcaatccaTCATATGCAATGTTGGCCAAATCTTTGTCAGTTATTTTCAAACTAAAACATCAGTTTTTAACATCCCTAAACCTTTCAATATAATCAGcaacagattcattgtatttatgcctaaccgatgttaaatcagacaACTTAAGCTCAGTTTCATTAGTgtgaaaataatcatgaaatttttgttctaattgagcccaagtaccaatagaatttgccggtaaagaagtaaaccatatcaaagcagtaccggacaaagataaagaaaacaaacgCAACTTACATGTATTCATACTACTAGCCCTACCACATTGCGCTAAGAATTGATCTACATGCTCGTACGTAGTCctactatcctcaccactaaacttggtaaattcaGGAATTTTATAATCAGGAGGATATGGGAGAGCGTCATAAAAATCAGGATACGGTTTTTGGTTCTCCCTAGCACGATCCTTCGCTTCAACCCCAAATGTAGCCCTGAAAATGGCACTAATCAACTCCTCCATATTTTAGGCCTATGTGGATCTGGTGGTGTATTTGGTAGCCTATGGGGTGGTTGTTGCggcgcaatatgattatattggccaTAACTAGTGTCATGAGAATATCCTCTATTAGGATCATTGTAAGCATTAGGGATATGTGGAGTAGCATGACTAACAGTATTAACAGGtgatgaataataattaaaatcagtACTGCTAGTCGTGATATGAAAACCTGGAGAAATTCCCGgggaaccggtctgaccggttatAGATAGCCTAGTCTGACCGTCCAAGcatccggtcagaccggcccatggcccggtctgaccggtggtcagGGATGCAGTTAGACCGGCCACAGGAGGCGCGATCTGGCCAGGATagagcacggtctgaccggctatggTAGGTACGGTCTGACCAGCGTAGtacacggtctgaccggccatggtgggcatggtctgaccggcaaaggatgcggttagaccggtgtcatGACCGGTCATACCGTCAGCTCGGTTTTGCATATAGTCGATTCCTGTGTAATCGGCTGTATAATCACCCATTGACCCCCATAGTATTATAAGCATATTGTAAAGGAGCAAAACTAGAAGTAGCATATGCATCTACACAATGATTATTAGTAAAGGACGGGTTGGGCGAATCGGATGTTACCTTTGATGAAACTATGACTTGAGGTAGCAGGATGACGTCTTGATCGGTCCTAATGTATTGTGTAATAATATTGTTGAACCCGTTCCGGCTCGTTatagttgatgaagaaattcctTGATTAAATCCGGCCATATAGCTCATAACCGAAATCGTTGACCGAATAGATTAATATACGGTCTTGGATATACTACCTATTACTGTGCGTGTACAGTAGTTGATCGGCTCGGTTTGATGGCAAAAAGCCGATACTGCTGCTGCTTGATTCTCACTTGATCCTTTGCAGAATATCTGATACAAATCCAAATACAAATCGGCTGTGTTTTGATGTATAAAATACTGTATCAAAATATTGCTATAAAGTAACCGATCTATAGAACAGAGatcagctattttttttaatacgtgTACAGTACTAACTAAACCAATCAAAACCGATTGAATTTTCTTCTCTAGACGTGTGCAGCAAATCGGCTTTTACCGAAGCAATCCGATTGCTGTTGCCGTCGATCGCAAACACCGCCGAATCCAGATAATTCGGCGAGAAGACGAAATCGATGACGACACCCAAACGCGCTCCAGCAAGATCACAACGCGAACAGTAAATCAAGATATTCGGCTATAATAAAGCCGAATAGATCGATTCCCCAGTGaagtcgccaaaaatcgtgttggcaactttttgtgacaagtcgatAAGCATCACAACACCtgaacgccttgcggtgatggAGTCgtcaaccacctcgatctagccaaagggccaaattAAGATTGGTTTAgtagaaaaacagctaaaccggctaacggagccgatttagagatcaaaatcagcctctaggccgatttagatcgatatgaagataactacccgtctcgtgggcaaaacggaaggttttcaggacaaacctacaaagaggtgtcgcactctcgcagcggcggcggacggtttacggcgcaaaccgacaaagatggactaaaattagggtaaaatagaaaacatagtaaaagaacgattcaagtaaattgtattgggggttttacaatgaaccggccttgtcccttaaataggggttggtcttgccctctacaggcccttctccacgtccaactcgtgatagaaactaaaggaaacatgaaacatgccttcccgagcaaggaaacccgagacccgacgaaaacagactcggactcagaccctgccggtctgaccgcccacatacctgcggtcagaccgaccttACTAGCCGGTCAACCGCCCACACacctgtggtctgaccggccctgtgaaggaaacccaACACTTTctaaactttggcaatttttcccTATTTTGTCTATAGGtgtcaaatttgggtgtaaacagttCTCCTCCCCAACGTCACCGCCATCGTTCTCGCCAAGGTGGTCGAGTACTTCAACAAACACGCCGCCGTAAACCCCAAGGCCTCCGCCACCGACAGCTCCACGAAGACCTCTGCCCCTAAGGCTAGCAAGGAGGAGCTCAAGAGCTTCGATGCCAAGTTCGTCAACGTCGATAAGACGATGCTGGTTGGCTTGATTTTGGCTGCAAACTACTTGAATGTGAAGGACCTACTAGATCTGACCTGCCAGCATGCCGTGGACTTGATCAAAGACATGACGCTGGAGCAGGTCAGGGAGGTGTTCAACATCGTCAACGACTTCACGCTataggaggaggcggaggtccgTAAGGAGAATGCTTGGGCCTTTGACGATTAGATCATCGTAGTTGGATGATTTAAGGCACTTGTTACACATATTACTTGAGACTTACTTAGCATGGGTATGATTTAGTATCCACGTTGATTATTCTCTGTATTATCTTCTTGGTAACCGTTTGGACTCCTAATTTAGTTTTTTACTTTGTAAGTATCCGTTTAGTCGAAACTATAAACTTGCATGCTCTTCTTGGCTTTGATTGGAGCCTTTGATATATCTtaaaagaaataagaaaaaaacTGACAACTGAAAGTCCAATCTAATATTCTATTCTTAAATCCTCGCAAAGAAATATTCTAAT encodes:
- the LOC107282017 gene encoding SKP1-like protein 5, with protein sequence MILLISSDGERFELSEAAASQSKTLSHTIEDDCTDNGVPVVLLPNVTAIVLAKVVEYFNKHAAVNPKASATDSSTKTSAPKASKEELKSFDAKFVNVDKTMLVGLILAANYLNVKDLLDLTCQHAVDLIKDMTLEQVREVFNIVNDFTL